The proteins below are encoded in one region of Streptomyces roseirectus:
- a CDS encoding ABC transporter ATP-binding protein codes for MMNKTPKPPDTPHRPTPAPDSARDSTPDPVPAVRATSLTVTRGPRQVLRDLDFTVPKGQITGLLGPSGCGKTTLMRSIVGTQAKVTGTLNVLGHPAGHPSLRSRIGYVTQAPSVYDDLTIRQNLDYFAAVLDPSRPHAARRADVDRALTDVDLTSHADALAGHLSGGQRGRVSLAVALLGTPDLLVLDEPTVGLDPVLRRDLWALFDRLAARGTTLLVSSHVMDEAERCHRLLLMRAGRLLADDTPEALRTRTATDTVEAAFLHLVDQATEATRDKEPHR; via the coding sequence ATGATGAATAAAACCCCGAAGCCCCCCGACACCCCCCACCGCCCGACCCCCGCCCCTGACTCCGCCCGTGACTCCACCCCTGACCCCGTCCCCGCCGTCCGAGCCACCTCCCTCACTGTCACCCGAGGCCCCCGCCAAGTCCTCCGCGATCTCGACTTCACCGTCCCGAAAGGCCAGATCACCGGCCTCCTCGGCCCCTCCGGCTGCGGCAAGACGACCCTCATGCGGTCGATCGTCGGCACCCAGGCCAAAGTCACCGGCACCCTGAACGTCCTCGGCCACCCCGCCGGCCACCCCTCCCTCCGCAGCCGCATCGGCTACGTCACCCAAGCCCCGTCCGTGTACGACGACCTGACGATCCGGCAGAACCTGGACTACTTCGCGGCGGTCCTCGACCCCTCCCGCCCCCACGCCGCCCGCCGCGCCGACGTCGACCGCGCTCTCACGGACGTCGACCTCACCTCCCACGCCGACGCCCTCGCCGGCCACCTCTCCGGCGGACAGCGAGGCCGCGTCTCCCTCGCCGTCGCGCTCCTCGGCACCCCCGACCTCCTCGTCCTCGACGAACCGACCGTCGGCCTCGACCCCGTCCTGCGCCGCGACCTGTGGGCCCTCTTCGACCGCCTCGCCGCCCGCGGCACCACCCTCCTCGTCTCCTCCCACGTCATGGACGAGGCCGAACGCTGCCACCGCCTCCTCCTCATGCGCGCCGGCCGACTCCTCGCCGACGACACCCCCGAAGCCCTGCGCACCCGCACCGCCACCGACACCGTCGAAGCCGCCTTCCTCCACCTCGTCGACCAGGCGACCGAAGCCACCCGCGACAAGGAGCCCCACCGATGA